The Nitrospirota bacterium nucleotide sequence CCAGGGCGATGTATTCCCGGTAATCGTCGTCGCAGAAGAAGGTCTGCTGGCGGCGGTTTCCACGTTGGGTGACATGATGGGGAACGCCCGGTGCGATGACTCGTGCCAGTCTAGCCATGGACGGAAATTAGCCGAGGTGGGATGGTATGTCAATTCGATATACTGTCCCCGGAATTCCTCGGAGTTCTGGATTCTGCGCAAGTACATCCTGCAGGGAGCGATTGAGAAGAGTTTCATAGATTCCGGGCGGGAGCAAGGGTGGCATCTTCTCACCCGCCCAGGTGCTTCAGATAGGCATCAAGAACCGGCACGTCCGCAGCAGCCCAGTCAAGATTGACGAGTTCTTTCGCGCGCCGCCACGTGGCGTCCGCATGCTCATGAAGTGTTACTTCGCCGGCAATAATCGAACAGATGAAAGGATGAAGAGTCACGGTCAGCTTGGAGTAGTCATGGATTGAAAAAGGCAGTTGTTGGAACACGGCTATTTCAAGACCGAGTTCTTCCCGTATCTCCCAACGCAGGCATTCCTCAGGGGTCTCGCCGCCGCGGATCTTTCCTCCCGGGAATTCCCATTTTAGCGGTAAGGTCATTACAGCGCTGCGCTGTGCGGCCAAGACAAGGCCATTGCGCTCGATAATGGCGCAGGTTACCTGGATATGTTTCCTTCCCATTGTGTTCATTTGCTAGGTCAGAAAAGGCGATGCGCCTAAAATAACCTAACGTTAATGGCATAAATGGATAGTGCAAATAGCATCAAGTCCATTTTTTTCTCTGATGATACGCGATTGGTTTTACATTACGGCATTTTTGTTCAAGTTGATGTTCAATTCGCTGAATTGTTGCTGGATTTATTTTTTCATTCATCCGGAGTGCCCTCTGGTAATGCTGAGCTT carries:
- a CDS encoding transposase, translating into MARLARVIAPGVPHHVTQRGNRRQQTFFCDDDYREYIAL
- a CDS encoding (deoxy)nucleoside triphosphate pyrophosphohydrolase, whose amino-acid sequence is MNTMGRKHIQVTCAIIERNGLVLAAQRSAVMTLPLKWEFPGGKIRGGETPEECLRWEIREELGLEIAVFQQLPFSIHDYSKLTVTLHPFICSIIAGEVTLHEHADATWRRAKELVNLDWAAADVPVLDAYLKHLGG